GGTCCCGCAGGGTTCGCACGCCCAGGCGGGCCAGGAGCTCCGCGCGGCGCGGTCCAACGCCCTCGAGGAACTCGACGGGCGTCCGGGCGGGATCCTCAGGCGTCACGGTTGAGTTCCGCCAGGAGCGTCTCGAGCGGAATTCCGTGGTAGCGCGCCGCGTCCGCCAGCGTCTCCACGTCCGCCGCCACGCACAGCTCCTGTCTCCGATCGACGCACTTGAGCCCCAGGCGGCGAAAGACGGCCAGCACACGCTCGCCGCGCTCCAGAGCTTCGCGGATGTTGGTCCCCGCGTCGAAGCGGACGGGCTCTCCCATGCGCGCCCAAGATAGCATGCCGGGACCGGCCGG
This genomic window from Planctomycetota bacterium contains:
- a CDS encoding DUF1858 domain-containing protein, which encodes MGEPVRFDAGTNIREALERGERVLAVFRRLGLKCVDRRQELCVAADVETLADAARYHGIPLETLLAELNRDA